The following are from one region of the Nicotiana tabacum cultivar K326 chromosome 3, ASM71507v2, whole genome shotgun sequence genome:
- the LOC142176471 gene encoding uncharacterized protein LOC142176471, with protein sequence MDVGILMKRKKRFIRDPSRIRWGALSKDTAQELEGRLTNMGAWKSGGDASAMWTVTTDCIREVAREVLGVSKGYYGGHQGDWWWNDVVQDKVEAKKAAYIKLVESTDEDQRRANKERYKEARKEAKVAVTKAKTVAF encoded by the coding sequence ATGGACGTCGGTATTctgatgaagaggaagaagaggtttATACGGGATCCGTCAAGGATCAGGTGGGGTGCTTTGTCTAAGGATACTGCGCAAGAGTTGGAGGGGCGGTTGACAAATATGGGTGCCTGGAAGAGTGGTGGGGATGCTAGCGCTATGTGGACGGTAACGACAGACTGTATAAGGGAGGTAGCAAGAGAAGTGTTGGGAGTTTCGAAAGGCTATTATGGCGGGCACCAAggcgactggtggtggaatgacgtGGTCCAAGATAAAGTGGAAGCCAAGAAAGCGGCGTACATTAAGTTAGTAGAGAGCACCGACGAGGATCAAAGGAGAgcgaataaagaaagatataaggaggctaggaaggaggcgaaagTAGCGGTCACAAAGGCTAAGACTGTTGCTTTTTGA